Proteins encoded together in one Oenanthe melanoleuca isolate GR-GAL-2019-014 chromosome 7, OMel1.0, whole genome shotgun sequence window:
- the UBXN4 gene encoding UBX domain-containing protein 4, translated as MWFGGSVPAAIAAAKERSSVFVVFVAGEDEQSTEMAARWEDEKVTEAASDDFVAIKIDTKSEACLQFSQIYPVVCVPSSFFIGDNGIPLEVIAGSVSVEELVTRIHKVKQMHAGKGRPLENGSQASAPCPSSQSDGAPERAESKAGVCDSPEAVMPETIASSAGNDEANSCQASQEATNSADEQANDAQPVNDLTLKVERLTKRLEERREEKRKEEEQKEIKKEIERRKTGKEMLEYKRRQEEELTKRMLEERNREKAEEKAARERIRQQIAMDRAERAARFAKSKEEAEAAKAAALQARQAEIEARKEAAQRERSAIARIQFRLPDGSSFTNQFPSEARLEEARQFAAQTVGNTYGNFSLATMFPRREFTKEDYGKKLLELELAPSASVVLLPAGRPATSVVQASGSDLWKFLGTILYPLLAVWRFISNFLFTSPPPSQPSVRSAHQQDHSAPSTSGSTEQSRQAVRKRVVEKRGEDFKKEGKIYRLRTQDDGEDENNTWNGNSTQQM; from the exons ATGTGGTTCGGCGGCTCCGTCCCCGCCGCCATCGCCGCCGCCAAGGAGCGCAGCTCCGTCTTCGTCGTGTTCGTGGCAG gtgAAGATGAACAGTCAACTGAGATGGCTGCAAGGTGGGAAGATGAGAAGGTGACTGAAGCTGCATCAGATGATTTTGTTGCTATTAAAATTGACACTAAAAG tGAAGCATGCCTGCAGTTTTCTCAAATTT ATCCTGTAGTGTGCGTCCCATCCAGTTTTTTTATAGGAGACAATGGAATCCCTTTGGAAGTTATTGCTGGCAGCGTGTCTGTGGAAGAGCTTGTTACCAGAATCCATAAAGTCAAACAG ATGCACGCAGGGAAAGGGCGGCCTTTGGAAAATGGCAGTCAGGcatctgctccctgtccctcctctcaGTCTGATGGTGCTCCAGAAAGAGCAGAATCCAAAGCAGGGGTTTGTGACTCTCCTGAGGCTGTTATGCCTGAGACAATAGCATCTTCTGCTGGTAATG ATGAAGCAAATTCATGTCAAGCAAGCCAGGAAGCAACTAATTCTGCAGATGAGCAAGCAAATGATGCTCAGCCTGTGAATGATCTTACACTTAAAGTAGAAAG GTTAACAAAAAGGCTTGAAGAAAGAcgagaagagaagaggaaagaagaagaacAG aaagaaattaagaaagaaattgaaagaaggaaaactggTAAAGAAATGTTGGAGTACAAAAGACGACAGGAAGAAGAATTGACCAAACGTATGTTGGAggaaaggaacagagaaaaggcagaagagaaggcTGCCAGAGAGCGCATAAGGCAACAGATTGCAATG GATCGTGCTGAGAGGGCAGCTCGCTTTGCAAAATCgaaggaagaagcagaagctgcaaaagctgcagctcttcaggcTAGACAGGCTGAAATAGAGGCCAGAAAAGAGGCAGCTCAAAGGGAGCGAAG TGCAATAGCCAGGATTCAGTTCCGCCTCCCCGATGGGTCTTCCTTCACTAACCAGTTCCCATCTGAAGCACGGCTAGAAGAAGCCAGGCAGTTTGCTGCACAG ACGGTTGGTAACACTTATGGCAATTTTTCACTGGCGACAATGTTTCCCAGGAGGGAGTTTACCAAAGAAGATTATGGAAAGAAGTTACTGGAACTCGAGTTGGCACCCAGTGCTTCAGTAGTGTTGCTGCCG GCAGGAAGACCTGCGACTTCAGTTGTTCAGGCTTCGGGCAGTGACCTGTGGAAGTTCTTGGGCACAATCCTTTACCCTCTCTTAGCGGTTTGGAGATTCATTAGCAACTTTCTGTTTACGAGCCCACCCCCCTCACAGCCCTCTGTGAGATCAGCTCATCAGCAAGACCACTCAGCTCCCTCAACGTCAGGCAGCACGGAGCAAAGCAG GCAAGCAGTCAGGAAACGAGTGGTGGAAAAGCGGGGGGAAGACTTcaaaaaagaaggcaaaatatATAGACTGAGGACTCAAGATGATGGAGAAGATGAAAACAATACCTGGAATGGAAATTCTACACAACAAATGTAG